The following are from one region of the Salvia hispanica cultivar TCC Black 2014 chromosome 1, UniMelb_Shisp_WGS_1.0, whole genome shotgun sequence genome:
- the LOC125202150 gene encoding transcription factor MYB114-like — protein sequence MENKSNNGMRKGAWTKEEDHLLRDCIRKYGEGKWHLVPLRAGLNRCRKSCRLRWLNYLRPDLNRGFFTNDEVDLIVRLHKLLGNRWSLIAGRLPGRTANDVKNFWNSHISKRPPPPPKEKTITESNIVRPRARTFSNSHPPAWSTKLVVSSSSMPAEKPPTNNDPTRPPSSALQNDLDECMRWWGDLLEMSENGEKNPFMFSDDDVAHLPELGIGDLDGADEDGLTFDADILFGG from the exons atggaaaataaaagtaataatgGAATGAGAAAAGGAGCTTGGACTAAAGAGGAAGATCATCTTCTCAGAGACTGCATTCGTAAATACGGAGAAGGCAAATGGCATCTCGTCCCTCTCCGAGCTG GGTTGAACAGATGTAGGAAAAGTTGCAGGCTGAGATGGCTTAATTATCTCAGACCAGATCTTAACAGAGGCTTTTTTACGAATGATGAAGTTGATCTCATCGTTAGGCTTCATAAACTGTTAGGGAACAG ATGGTCGTTGATCGCCGGCAGACTACCCGGACGGACTGCAAACGACGTCAAGAACTTCTGGAACAGCCACATTTCAAAGCGACCGCCGCCTCCGCCCAAAGAAAAAACCATCACCGAGAGCAACATCGTAAGGCCTCGAGCTCGGACCTTCTCCAATTCACACCCTCCGGCTTGGTCCACCAAACTAGTCGTATCGAGCTCATCCATGCCGGCTGAGAAACCTCCCACGAATAACGATCCAACGAGGCCGCCTTCATCGGCTCTGCAGAACGATCTTGACGAGTGCATGCGATGGTGGGGAGACTTGCTCGAGATGTCGGAAAATGGGGAAAAAAATCCGTTTATGTTCTCTGATGATGACGTGGCGCATTTACCGGAGCTGGGGATCGGCGATCTAGACGGCGCCGATGAAGACGGGTTGACGTTTGATGCTGATATTTTGTTTGGAGGTTGA